One window of Bifidobacterium pseudocatenulatum DSM 20438 = JCM 1200 = LMG 10505 genomic DNA carries:
- the pgi gene encoding glucose-6-phosphate isomerase, protein MAINPPVDATKTPEWAALQKHYDELQSEGISLKQWFADDAERVEKLSFDAGDLHFDLSKNLIKPETLQLFADLAKAVKLDERTKAMYTGVHINNTEDRAVLHTALRRPAEDEGKYIVDGQDTVKDVREVLGRIYAFADKVRSGEWTGVSGKKIETVVNIGIGGSDLGPVMVYEALKPYADAGISARYISNIDPNDLAEKTKGLDPETTLFIVVSKTFTTLETLTNAREARTWLLDALKAAGAVDGSDEKNAEAIKKHFVAVSTNLEKVAEFGIDPANAFGFWNWVGGRYSVDAAVGTSLAVVFGPERFEEFLHGFHEIDEYFVNTPFEKNVVVLLGMLNVWYRNFFKVASHAVLPYDQYLHRFPAYLQQLTMESNGKSVRWDGTPVTSETGEIFWGEPGTNGQHAFYQLIHQGTQLIPADFIAFVNTPNPTKDGDQDVHELFLGNYFAQTKALAFGKTADEVRAEGTPEEIVPARVFTGNRPTTSIFGVALTPFALGELIALYEHITFVEGTVWGLDSYDQWGVELGKQLAKQITPAISQDDEALAAQDASTQSLIQFYRANRKF, encoded by the coding sequence ATGGCCATCAATCCTCCTGTTGACGCCACCAAGACCCCGGAGTGGGCCGCACTGCAGAAGCACTACGATGAGCTGCAGTCCGAAGGCATCAGCCTCAAGCAGTGGTTCGCCGATGACGCCGAGCGCGTCGAGAAGCTGAGCTTCGACGCGGGCGACCTGCACTTCGACCTGTCCAAGAACCTGATCAAGCCGGAAACCCTGCAGCTGTTCGCAGACCTCGCCAAGGCCGTCAAGCTCGACGAGCGCACCAAGGCCATGTACACCGGCGTGCACATCAACAACACCGAAGACCGCGCCGTGCTGCACACCGCACTGCGCCGCCCGGCCGAAGACGAAGGCAAGTACATCGTTGACGGACAGGACACCGTCAAGGACGTGCGCGAAGTGCTCGGCCGCATCTACGCATTCGCCGACAAGGTTCGCTCCGGCGAATGGACCGGCGTTTCCGGCAAGAAGATCGAAACCGTCGTCAACATCGGCATCGGCGGTTCCGACCTGGGTCCCGTCATGGTGTACGAAGCGCTGAAGCCGTACGCTGACGCAGGCATCTCCGCACGCTACATCTCCAACATCGACCCGAACGATCTGGCCGAAAAGACCAAGGGCCTCGACCCGGAGACCACCCTGTTCATCGTCGTTTCCAAGACCTTCACCACCCTGGAAACCCTGACCAACGCTCGCGAAGCCCGCACCTGGCTGCTCGACGCCCTCAAGGCCGCCGGCGCAGTCGACGGCTCCGACGAGAAGAACGCCGAAGCCATCAAGAAGCACTTCGTCGCCGTCTCCACCAACCTGGAGAAGGTCGCTGAGTTCGGCATCGACCCGGCCAACGCCTTCGGCTTCTGGAACTGGGTTGGCGGCCGCTACTCCGTGGACGCAGCCGTCGGCACCTCCCTCGCCGTGGTGTTCGGACCGGAACGTTTCGAAGAGTTCCTGCACGGCTTCCATGAGATCGACGAATACTTCGTCAACACCCCGTTCGAGAAGAACGTGGTCGTGCTGCTCGGCATGCTGAACGTGTGGTACCGCAACTTCTTCAAGGTCGCATCCCACGCCGTGCTGCCGTACGACCAGTACCTGCACCGCTTCCCGGCCTACCTGCAGCAGCTGACCATGGAATCCAACGGCAAGTCCGTGCGTTGGGACGGCACCCCGGTCACCTCCGAAACCGGCGAAATCTTCTGGGGCGAGCCGGGCACCAACGGCCAGCACGCCTTCTACCAGCTGATCCATCAGGGCACCCAGCTGATCCCGGCCGACTTCATCGCGTTCGTGAACACCCCGAACCCGACCAAGGACGGCGACCAGGACGTGCACGAGCTGTTCCTCGGCAACTACTTCGCACAGACCAAGGCTCTCGCCTTCGGCAAGACCGCTGACGAAGTGCGTGCAGAGGGCACTCCGGAAGAGATCGTTCCGGCCCGCGTGTTCACCGGCAACCGCCCGACCACCTCCATCTTCGGCGTGGCACTGACCCCGTTCGCACTCGGCGAGCTTATCGCCCTGTACGAGCACATCACCTTCGTTGAAGGCACCGTGTGGGGTCTGGACTCCTACGATCAGTGGGGCGTCGAACTGGGCAAGCAGCTCGCCAAGCAGATCACCCCGGCCATCTCCCAGGATGACGAAGCACTGGCCGCTCAGGACGCTTCCACTCAGTCCCTGATCCAGTTCTACCGCGCAAATCGCAAGTTCTGA
- a CDS encoding AEC family transporter gives MPGLLSALEGFCVIGIVIGTGYVAARMRIGGPTAQMVLNRFSFFVSSPCLMFAILAKERIFEIFHSSIVVAFFSAVLVGLVFLILNRLFFHLKAADATIGALNSLYLNSNNIGLPIATYILGNPALVAPILVMQQAVFTPIGLTVLDVTTKGKVSTREILKQPLHQPLLIGSLLGIAVSAISAKTGHFVVPDCIYDPIDMIGDSAVPMILMAFGMSLHGTKPLQDKSNIPAVFTVAVLKNIVMPIIAFLLSYFVMGFRGATLYACVVLAALPTGQNVYNYAARYNVGLSFARDGILFSTLTSPIFIAIIAVLLG, from the coding sequence ATGCCTGGTCTGTTAAGCGCATTGGAAGGCTTCTGCGTCATTGGCATCGTCATCGGCACCGGTTACGTGGCCGCGCGCATGCGCATAGGCGGACCTACCGCGCAGATGGTGCTCAACAGGTTCAGCTTTTTCGTATCGAGCCCGTGCCTGATGTTTGCCATCCTGGCCAAGGAGAGAATCTTCGAGATATTCCACTCCTCCATTGTTGTGGCGTTCTTCTCGGCCGTGCTGGTCGGATTGGTGTTTCTGATCCTCAATAGGCTGTTCTTCCATCTGAAGGCGGCGGATGCCACCATCGGCGCGTTGAATTCGCTGTATCTGAACTCCAACAACATCGGTCTGCCGATCGCCACGTACATTCTGGGCAATCCCGCTTTGGTCGCGCCGATTCTGGTCATGCAACAGGCGGTGTTCACACCGATCGGCCTGACCGTGCTCGATGTGACCACCAAAGGCAAGGTCTCCACGAGGGAGATTCTGAAGCAGCCGCTGCATCAGCCGCTGCTTATCGGTTCGCTGCTGGGCATCGCCGTATCCGCGATTTCCGCAAAAACCGGTCATTTCGTGGTGCCGGACTGTATTTACGATCCGATCGACATGATCGGCGATTCCGCAGTGCCAATGATTTTGATGGCATTCGGCATGTCGTTGCACGGCACGAAGCCGCTGCAGGACAAGTCGAATATTCCCGCGGTGTTCACGGTGGCGGTATTGAAGAACATCGTGATGCCAATTATCGCGTTCCTGCTGTCGTATTTCGTGATGGGCTTCCGCGGCGCCACATTGTACGCGTGCGTGGTGCTCGCCGCCCTGCCGACCGGGCAGAACGTCTACAACTACGCGGCGCGGTACAACGTGGGTCTCTCGTTCGCACGCGACGGCATTCTCTTCTCGACACTGACCTCACCGATCTTCATCGCAATCATCGCGGTGCTGCTCGGCTGA
- a CDS encoding aminoacyltransferase, producing the protein MRAFSLVTLSPEAFDDFSAHHADGNFQQTSAAGRLRAGQGIEVEYLGVQENGTIVAGALFETHRSRLSTFSVVHDGPLCDYRDRELTEYFMTQLKQHAKAKGSAQMEIVPEMPYCLHDSRGGELPADQGGAPADDAVETLKNLGFMHDGFTIGYTAVPRWRYLKDLTGITDEKSLLKSYDKRTQWSVKRAASMGVHVRELGEDELQVFADIEQATAERRNFEYRGEAYFRKFKQAYGSKAHFMVAQIHIGEYIADMESKCDALRKKVDVLQAKYDEHPTTKTERQLGEESRNLAAAEKRLTEAAEYAKDGDVLPAAASLFVEHARETVYLFSGSVEKYKPFYASALIQHDAMLHLCVERGVTRYNFYGINGVFDDPEDEGRGVLEFKQGFNGYVEELMGSFVLPVRPLTFKLKTALRELLRH; encoded by the coding sequence ATGCGAGCATTTTCTCTGGTTACGTTGAGTCCGGAGGCGTTTGACGATTTTTCCGCACATCACGCGGACGGCAACTTTCAACAGACCTCTGCCGCAGGCCGTCTGCGTGCCGGCCAAGGGATCGAAGTGGAATACCTTGGCGTTCAAGAAAACGGCACAATCGTTGCGGGAGCGCTGTTCGAAACGCATCGCAGCCGCCTTTCCACCTTCAGTGTGGTGCACGACGGCCCCTTATGTGACTATCGCGATCGCGAATTGACCGAATATTTCATGACCCAACTCAAGCAGCACGCGAAGGCGAAAGGTTCCGCACAGATGGAAATCGTGCCGGAAATGCCATACTGCCTGCATGACTCGCGTGGCGGCGAACTGCCAGCCGACCAAGGTGGTGCTCCTGCTGATGATGCCGTGGAAACGTTGAAAAACCTCGGCTTCATGCATGACGGCTTCACCATCGGCTACACTGCGGTGCCGCGCTGGCGTTACCTGAAAGACCTGACTGGCATTACCGACGAAAAGTCACTGCTCAAGTCGTATGACAAGCGCACACAGTGGAGCGTGAAACGTGCCGCATCCATGGGCGTGCATGTGCGCGAGCTAGGCGAAGACGAGCTGCAGGTGTTTGCCGACATCGAGCAGGCCACCGCCGAACGCCGTAATTTCGAATATCGCGGTGAAGCCTACTTCCGCAAGTTCAAGCAAGCTTACGGCAGTAAAGCCCACTTCATGGTGGCGCAGATTCACATCGGCGAATACATTGCCGACATGGAATCCAAGTGTGACGCCTTGCGGAAGAAGGTCGATGTGCTGCAGGCCAAGTACGACGAGCATCCGACCACCAAAACGGAACGCCAGCTAGGGGAGGAGTCCCGAAACTTGGCGGCGGCGGAAAAACGTTTGACCGAGGCGGCCGAGTACGCCAAAGACGGTGACGTGCTTCCGGCGGCAGCATCCCTATTCGTGGAACACGCTCGTGAAACGGTGTATCTGTTCTCAGGCAGTGTGGAAAAGTACAAGCCGTTCTACGCTTCCGCGCTCATTCAACATGATGCCATGCTGCATTTGTGTGTGGAACGCGGTGTGACCCGCTACAACTTCTACGGCATCAACGGCGTGTTCGACGATCCGGAAGATGAGGGTCGTGGCGTACTCGAATTCAAGCAAGGCTTCAACGGGTACGTCGAGGAACTCATGGGCTCATTCGTGCTTCCCGTACGCCCGCTGACCTTCAAACTCAAGACCGCCCTCCGCGAACTCCTGCGCCACTAG
- the rplS gene encoding 50S ribosomal protein L19 has protein sequence MVNAIEAFDAKHMKPAEEIPAFRPGDTVEVNVKIQEGNNSRIQAFTGVVIARQGGGVRETFVVRKISFGTGVERRFPLHSPVIDSIKVVRKGRVRRAKLYYLRNLRGKAARIVERRDNSEK, from the coding sequence ATGGTTAACGCTATTGAGGCATTTGACGCCAAGCACATGAAGCCGGCCGAGGAAATCCCGGCATTCCGTCCGGGTGACACCGTTGAAGTCAACGTGAAGATCCAGGAAGGCAACAACTCCCGTATCCAGGCCTTCACCGGCGTTGTGATCGCTCGTCAGGGCGGCGGCGTCCGTGAGACCTTCGTTGTTCGTAAGATCAGCTTCGGCACCGGTGTGGAGCGTCGCTTCCCGCTGCACTCCCCGGTCATCGACTCCATCAAGGTGGTCCGCAAGGGCCGTGTGCGTCGCGCCAAGCTGTACTACCTGCGCAACCTGCGCGGTAAGGCCGCTCGTATCGTTGAGCGCCGCGACAACTCCGAGAAGTGA
- a CDS encoding ABC transporter permease family protein translates to MNMFRLWRLFHRSGTRGTSGRTSALAIVAFASATAVFLTVLGGLHGFIWRASADHTFGCMIDSNRCAPGTYETWSKALAHADKLVATVGDGHWTADQATAVMNTYSDGYVMLAAFASLLLIVPFVALAGSAARLAASRRDARLAALRLAGATTAQVTKLTALDAGGQALLGALVGMAGYFALIPAIMLLDFQNQHFTFEQLWVGLPALAAVTVGVTLLALVSALAALRRVAFTPLGVTQRTGQPMPSAWRALIFLAVLAVGYLLLNSISAFAHLGQMVVYAIIFGVFFLGFAMVNVVGTWVVAMRARSRAKHPKDAATMIAMRRILDNPKRAWRNVSGVALAVFIAGMTSVCGLLATGIGGNHDPFDPSVLYMRDIAMGGFLTLAFAAVLAAVSSGVMQTSNVYDQADEYRMLALEGTDEATLDKARMMEVITPLNTVMAVSLGCSVLLLFPILATSLLNPASLLTLAAGIGLCYALMVLGGCAANHAAHGLGHAGYRTDD, encoded by the coding sequence ATGAACATGTTCCGATTATGGCGATTGTTCCACCGCTCCGGCACCCGCGGCACATCCGGCCGCACCTCTGCGCTGGCCATCGTTGCCTTCGCATCCGCCACCGCCGTCTTCCTAACCGTGCTCGGAGGCCTGCATGGCTTCATCTGGCGGGCCTCCGCCGACCACACGTTCGGTTGCATGATCGATTCCAACAGGTGCGCTCCCGGTACATACGAAACATGGTCCAAAGCCCTGGCGCACGCCGACAAGCTCGTCGCCACGGTCGGCGACGGCCATTGGACGGCCGACCAGGCCACAGCCGTCATGAACACCTATTCCGACGGCTATGTGATGCTCGCCGCATTCGCCAGTCTGCTACTCATCGTGCCGTTCGTGGCGCTCGCCGGCTCGGCGGCCCGTCTCGCGGCCTCCCGCAGGGACGCACGTCTCGCCGCACTGCGACTTGCGGGCGCCACCACCGCGCAGGTCACGAAACTCACCGCGCTCGATGCGGGTGGCCAGGCTCTGCTTGGCGCGCTGGTCGGCATGGCCGGCTACTTCGCGCTGATACCAGCGATCATGCTGCTCGACTTCCAAAACCAGCATTTCACCTTCGAACAGTTGTGGGTGGGACTGCCTGCCCTGGCGGCTGTGACCGTCGGAGTCACGCTGCTTGCCTTGGTCTCCGCGCTGGCCGCCCTACGCCGCGTGGCCTTCACCCCGCTTGGCGTGACGCAACGTACCGGACAACCCATGCCGTCCGCATGGCGCGCACTGATTTTCCTTGCCGTGTTGGCCGTAGGCTACCTGCTGCTCAACAGCATCTCCGCATTCGCGCACTTGGGTCAGATGGTGGTCTATGCCATCATCTTCGGCGTCTTCTTCCTCGGCTTCGCCATGGTGAACGTCGTCGGTACCTGGGTGGTGGCGATGCGCGCCAGATCGCGTGCGAAACACCCGAAGGACGCGGCCACTATGATTGCCATGCGCCGTATCCTCGACAATCCCAAGCGTGCTTGGCGCAACGTGTCCGGCGTGGCGCTCGCTGTGTTCATCGCGGGGATGACGTCGGTGTGCGGATTGCTCGCCACCGGAATCGGAGGCAACCACGACCCGTTCGACCCATCTGTGCTGTACATGCGCGATATAGCGATGGGTGGTTTCCTGACGCTCGCCTTTGCCGCGGTGCTCGCCGCCGTCAGTTCCGGCGTGATGCAGACGAGCAACGTCTACGACCAGGCCGACGAGTACCGCATGCTTGCGTTGGAAGGCACGGATGAGGCGACGCTCGACAAGGCACGCATGATGGAAGTGATCACCCCGCTCAACACGGTGATGGCCGTTTCATTAGGGTGCTCGGTGTTGTTGCTGTTTCCGATTCTGGCAACGTCGTTGCTCAATCCGGCTTCGTTGCTTACGTTGGCCGCGGGAATCGGCTTGTGTTATGCGCTGATGGTGCTCGGAGGGTGTGCCGCGAATCATGCGGCGCACGGGCTCGGTCATGCCGGCTACCGTACGGACGATTGA
- a CDS encoding ABC transporter ATP-binding protein encodes MDYSTQQATPNATHMLALNHVDFGIQAGESIAVMGPSGSGKSTLLHALAGIITPTAGNVMFRGANLARLSDADRTKLRRSAFGFVFQSGQLLPELPAIENIALPMMLGGASYQQATDMAMLWLERLGLRQLAQQRPGEMSGGQMQRIAIARALAAQPAVIFADEPTGALDQTTGHEIMSILMRTARQTGAAVVVVTHDSNVAAFCDATVTMRDGRLSSPQQSQPTAGGAR; translated from the coding sequence ATGGATTATTCGACCCAACAGGCGACACCAAACGCCACACACATGCTGGCGCTCAATCACGTGGATTTCGGCATCCAGGCAGGCGAAAGCATCGCGGTCATGGGACCGTCCGGTTCCGGCAAATCGACGTTACTGCACGCACTCGCCGGCATCATCACCCCGACAGCCGGCAATGTGATGTTTCGCGGTGCCAACCTAGCGCGGTTGAGCGACGCTGACCGCACCAAACTGCGCCGCAGCGCCTTCGGCTTCGTCTTCCAATCCGGACAACTGCTGCCGGAACTGCCGGCCATCGAAAACATCGCGTTGCCGATGATGCTGGGCGGCGCAAGCTACCAGCAGGCCACCGACATGGCCATGCTATGGCTGGAACGATTGGGATTGCGCCAGCTCGCGCAACAACGTCCCGGCGAAATGAGCGGCGGCCAGATGCAGCGCATCGCCATCGCACGTGCGCTCGCCGCGCAGCCGGCAGTCATCTTCGCCGATGAACCGACCGGCGCGCTCGACCAGACCACCGGCCACGAAATCATGAGCATTCTCATGCGGACCGCACGACAGACCGGCGCGGCCGTGGTCGTGGTGACGCACGATTCGAACGTGGCCGCATTTTGCGATGCCACCGTTACCATGCGTGATGGCAGGTTGAGCTCGCCGCAGCAATCCCAACCTACCGCCGGAGGCGCACGATGA
- a CDS encoding aminoacyltransferase, translating to MREVNASEEQEQESSEWNVRELSGSEFDELSAASRYGGFQQTSEMAALAQSDGMQTQYVGLVDSHDAPVAGALVAFSQGRFGVEGSLWLGPLCNGNNREQMTALTEGLREAAERVHAISLTCWPNQVYCVRDSQGKAMAEPNDEMVREYERLGWKHAGFTRGYDALMNRWNYVKDLREFSNAGELLASYAKNTRRNVKIARNSGVEVRRLNRSELNVFHDICELSSERQHFANRSLDYFERVYDAFGDKAEFMVAEVHLDRYLQSWEEKLAKFSKDVERWERSLEHTKYPDDVRKKLDTAQKNVESARRRIEDANERIARDGEVVPVAVGLFMWHERELVYFSSGSDDRYAKFYAPTALQHEMMSRCLERGVTRYNFYGISGVFDDPEDDGRGVLEFKQGFNGYVEELPGEFTLPVSKLRYGVSDLAHKLLRH from the coding sequence ATGCGCGAAGTGAATGCGAGTGAGGAACAAGAGCAAGAATCGTCTGAATGGAATGTGCGCGAGCTGAGCGGTAGTGAGTTTGATGAGCTTTCCGCCGCGAGCAGATACGGCGGATTCCAGCAGACTTCCGAAATGGCGGCATTGGCTCAGTCCGACGGCATGCAAACGCAATACGTTGGATTGGTGGATTCGCACGATGCTCCGGTGGCTGGCGCGTTGGTGGCTTTTTCGCAAGGGCGTTTCGGCGTGGAAGGCTCGTTATGGCTTGGCCCGTTGTGCAATGGGAATAACAGAGAGCAGATGACCGCGTTGACCGAAGGTTTGCGCGAGGCTGCCGAACGGGTTCACGCCATCAGCCTGACGTGCTGGCCCAACCAGGTGTATTGCGTTCGTGATTCGCAAGGCAAGGCCATGGCCGAACCCAATGATGAGATGGTGCGGGAGTACGAGCGGCTGGGTTGGAAGCATGCTGGCTTTACCCGTGGATACGATGCCCTGATGAACCGTTGGAATTACGTCAAGGACTTGAGAGAGTTCTCGAACGCCGGCGAGCTGCTCGCTTCGTATGCGAAGAACACGCGTCGTAACGTCAAGATCGCGCGGAACAGCGGCGTGGAGGTTCGACGCCTGAATCGCAGTGAGCTGAACGTGTTCCACGATATTTGCGAGCTGAGTAGCGAACGCCAGCATTTCGCCAACCGTAGCCTTGATTACTTCGAACGCGTATATGATGCGTTTGGAGACAAGGCCGAGTTCATGGTGGCGGAAGTGCATCTTGACCGCTATTTGCAATCCTGGGAGGAAAAGCTGGCGAAGTTCTCGAAAGACGTGGAACGCTGGGAGCGTTCGCTTGAGCATACGAAGTACCCGGATGATGTGCGCAAGAAGCTCGATACGGCTCAGAAGAATGTGGAGTCCGCACGTCGCCGCATTGAGGATGCGAACGAGCGCATCGCTCGTGATGGCGAGGTGGTGCCGGTCGCCGTAGGTCTGTTCATGTGGCATGAACGCGAGCTGGTGTATTTCTCCAGCGGATCCGACGATCGTTACGCCAAGTTCTACGCGCCCACCGCCTTACAGCATGAGATGATGTCGCGTTGCTTGGAACGCGGAGTGACGCGGTACAACTTCTATGGCATTTCGGGAGTGTTCGACGATCCGGAAGACGATGGACGCGGCGTGCTCGAGTTCAAGCAGGGCTTCAACGGCTACGTTGAGGAACTGCCGGGCGAATTCACGCTTCCGGTGAGCAAGCTGCGCTACGGCGTGAGCGATTTGGCCCACAAACTCCTGCGCCACTAG
- a CDS encoding AEC family transporter, producing the protein MSALIQPVALLLIILAGYLFKRAGLFEDRDYRIMQTIIFNLVLPGAIVYSFATNPHDSSMLLISLFGLIVAFIPPVVVFLTSRHRPVQNRAFMMLNGSGFNVGCFCFPVVQAFLGTGAIVPAAMFDIGNCVMVAAGTNVMTQTLLHIKPGMPLTEQYQGNAPTLPYVKPKDKDAKRLARKALARNVFKGFFGSVPFDTYLVMIILTLANVKIPDIIAALVQPLSNANSFCAMLMVGMLMDLPSGKQDVLQLLKVIGWRLPFGIAFATAAWLLLPFGAEIREAAAMCCLAPIAVFSTLFTDKVLGNAKLAGFTLSITAIISLLLMTGAHFLFVALA; encoded by the coding sequence GTGTCTGCGCTGATTCAGCCTGTTGCGCTACTGCTGATTATTCTCGCCGGATACTTGTTCAAACGTGCCGGCCTGTTCGAAGATCGCGATTACCGCATTATGCAGACCATTATTTTCAATCTGGTGCTGCCAGGCGCGATCGTCTATTCGTTTGCTACGAATCCGCATGATTCCAGCATGCTGTTGATTTCGCTGTTCGGCCTGATTGTTGCGTTCATTCCGCCGGTCGTGGTTTTCTTGACGTCCCGCCACCGACCGGTGCAGAACCGTGCGTTCATGATGTTGAATGGTTCCGGCTTCAACGTTGGCTGCTTCTGTTTCCCGGTGGTGCAGGCGTTTCTTGGCACGGGCGCGATCGTGCCCGCCGCCATGTTCGACATTGGCAATTGCGTAATGGTTGCCGCCGGTACGAATGTGATGACGCAAACGCTGCTGCACATCAAGCCTGGCATGCCGCTTACCGAACAGTATCAGGGCAATGCGCCCACGCTCCCGTATGTGAAGCCGAAAGACAAGGATGCCAAACGTCTTGCCCGCAAGGCGTTGGCCCGCAACGTGTTCAAGGGTTTCTTCGGTTCGGTTCCGTTCGACACGTACTTGGTGATGATTATTCTCACGCTCGCTAACGTGAAGATTCCTGACATTATTGCCGCGCTCGTGCAGCCGCTTTCGAACGCGAATTCGTTCTGCGCAATGCTGATGGTGGGCATGCTTATGGATTTGCCATCTGGCAAGCAGGATGTGCTTCAGTTGTTGAAGGTGATTGGCTGGCGACTGCCGTTTGGTATTGCGTTTGCTACTGCGGCTTGGCTGCTGCTGCCGTTTGGCGCTGAGATTCGTGAGGCGGCTGCAATGTGTTGTTTGGCGCCGATTGCAGTGTTTTCCACGCTGTTTACCGACAAGGTGCTTGGTAATGCGAAGCTTGCTGGTTTTACGCTGTCGATTACTGCGATTATCAGTTTGCTGCTGATGACCGGCGCTCACTTCTTGTTCGTCGCGCTCGCATAA
- a CDS encoding ribonuclease HII, which produces MAVSVIPTLDLERAIAEQGYDVIVGFDEVGRGSLAGPVMVGAAAIWARDLDGPAGASQGGSQESSHLEVPKGVADSKMLTEHKREAIFDELKSWCASWAVGAASNKEIDEWGISHALGVAALRALAQAEAKLGIDGNGMLSGKPVKVGAILDGPNDYITKTLNTFDAPEVPVPANVTTKVKGDRYCVAVAAAAVIAKVTRDRLMVELGAQPQYEPYEWAHNKGYGSAAHRDAIAEFGPSDLHRLSWHLV; this is translated from the coding sequence ATGGCGGTTTCCGTAATTCCCACATTGGATTTGGAACGTGCTATTGCCGAACAAGGCTACGATGTGATCGTCGGCTTTGACGAAGTGGGGCGTGGATCTCTCGCAGGGCCGGTAATGGTTGGTGCGGCTGCGATTTGGGCGCGTGACTTAGACGGGCCGGCTGGAGCTTCGCAAGGAGGCTCGCAAGAATCTTCGCATCTGGAAGTGCCGAAAGGCGTGGCCGACTCCAAAATGCTGACCGAACACAAGCGCGAAGCCATCTTCGACGAACTCAAATCCTGGTGCGCATCTTGGGCGGTTGGCGCCGCCAGCAACAAGGAGATTGACGAGTGGGGCATTTCCCATGCACTCGGCGTAGCCGCGTTACGTGCGTTGGCACAGGCGGAGGCGAAGCTCGGCATTGACGGCAACGGCATGCTCTCCGGCAAACCGGTGAAGGTCGGCGCGATCCTCGACGGACCGAACGATTACATCACCAAGACGCTGAACACCTTCGACGCGCCCGAAGTGCCGGTGCCGGCGAACGTTACCACCAAAGTGAAAGGCGACCGGTATTGCGTCGCCGTGGCCGCTGCCGCGGTCATCGCCAAAGTCACCCGGGATCGGCTCATGGTCGAACTGGGAGCGCAACCCCAATATGAACCATATGAATGGGCCCACAACAAGGGTTACGGTTCGGCCGCACACCGTGACGCCATCGCTGAATTCGGGCCCAGCGACCTGCACCGCCTGTCCTGGCACCTCGTCTGA
- the lepB gene encoding signal peptidase I, whose amino-acid sequence MRHAKEENNSGDSFGLRDTLVWCGIPIIIVLLIRIFLLGFYVIPSGSMMNTIEPGDRVITSKLTPKVFDLKRGDVVVFKDPDHWLRQEDSSKLGGDYLIKRLIGLPGDTVACEGPGKPITINGVAIDESAYIRPDVDPSSFAFNVTVTEGHVFVMGDNRANSADSRYHQGDSSHGLVPISDVVGVGLAKYWPLNRIGGLDAHHEVFADVPEGGSAA is encoded by the coding sequence ATGAGGCATGCCAAAGAAGAAAACAATAGCGGCGACAGCTTTGGCTTGCGCGACACCTTGGTCTGGTGCGGAATTCCTATTATTATCGTGCTGCTGATACGCATTTTCCTGCTCGGATTCTACGTGATTCCCTCCGGGTCCATGATGAACACCATCGAACCAGGTGACCGCGTGATCACCTCGAAACTCACCCCGAAAGTCTTCGATCTGAAACGCGGCGACGTGGTGGTGTTCAAGGATCCCGACCACTGGCTGCGGCAGGAAGACAGCAGCAAACTCGGCGGTGACTACCTCATCAAACGGCTCATTGGATTGCCAGGAGACACCGTGGCATGCGAAGGGCCAGGTAAGCCGATCACCATCAATGGTGTGGCGATTGACGAAAGCGCATACATTCGCCCCGACGTGGATCCCAGCTCATTCGCGTTCAACGTGACCGTGACCGAAGGACACGTGTTCGTTATGGGCGACAATCGCGCCAATTCCGCCGATTCGCGCTATCATCAGGGTGATTCCTCACATGGACTTGTGCCTATTTCCGACGTAGTGGGTGTCGGACTCGCGAAATATTGGCCGTTGAACCGCATCGGCGGGCTCGATGCGCACCATGAAGTGTTTGCCGACGTTCCGGAAGGAGGCTCGGCGGCCTGA